The window TTCTTAGTGATAGTATAGGAGGGCTCAGACACAGTCCACATCTTGTCTCCTTCCCTCAGATCTCATCTGAACCCCCTAAAGGCAGCTGTCCCACAGTCTGTCTCCTTCAGGGGCCCAACTTCCCCACAGCCTGGGCTGAGTACTCCCACATTCTTTAGGTTCTTGGCTGGTAAAACCTGGAGAGGATACAGGATGGTGGGTGAGGCCCTGGTGAAGGTGTAAAGAtagattgggggtggggtggcgcagggaggtgggatggggagtGGCCTTCTCTGaatggggtgggtgggaggggaacAAGACCCTTTTGCACAACTTTctttaagtttcctttttttttttttaacctcattcTAATTTCTGCATTGTGTTtgggaattaaaatgaaaaaactaagaCCAATAGAAACTGGTTTTCCAAAAGGCAAATACACTCCCATCTGTTTCAGATGCTGCTGAGCATTTCAGCAGTGACATTCAAATAATAAGCTAATTTTTGGagaaaggattaaaagaaaaaaaactttgtaaTATTTATCACTTGCAAGCTATGTTTAATAAAGAAAGGAATGGTTTCTAAACTTCCCTGTGGCCTGTGCTTTAGTCATGGTTGGGGCAGGGGTGGCAGCTTGGTGGGAGAATTTTAGGGGTAACTGGGAGATGAGCGTGTGGCTTGTACCTCTACAGTCGTGGCGTTCTTTTGGTGTGTACCCTTTCCTTCAATTGTGATGGTGATTTGCAGCCCCTACTTACTTGTGTATTCTTATTCCCCTCCACCTTGATGTGGAAGCAGTGTTCTGGAAGCCACTGCCCCCACTTTAGTTACCTGATGACTTACAGTCTATAGGTATTGGGAAAGAGGCagcatttaaagattttatttttcctccttctccacaaagccacccggtacatagttatatattttagttgtgggtccttatagttgtggcatgtggaatgccgcctcagcatgtcctgatgagcggtgccatgtccacgcccaggatccgaaccggtgaaaccccgggcggCTGAAGCCGAACGCACGaacttaaaccactcggccacggggccggcccccaggaggCAACATTTAACCAGAGGCTGGGTCTCCATTCTGTCCTAGAGAGAGGTGTCCCCTAGCTGTCCTTGGCCCTTCCCTTCACACTGCTCTAGTATCTAGTAACTGAATCCTTTGTGACATGCTGGTTTCTCCAGGTGAGCTGCTCTGCTCTTAACAAACTGCAATATAGTTCCTTAATGTGAATGCAGCATCCCCTGAAAGACCTTGAACTGCTGTGTCTTAGCACTTTATTACCCCAGTCTCCCAGGTTTTCCTTTCAACCCAGAACGCTAACCAgatcctaatttattttttccattttggttttttatttccaACAAAGCACTTAGACCAGGCCCACCCAGAGAAGGGTGTGATTTCCTCAAGAACTCGAAAGTTGGGGCTGTTCTTAACCCCTTGGTCCCCTGCCACATGTCTTAGTTAAAGCTGTTTTTGCCCCTCATGCAGAAGGAGCAGTTGTGGAGGGGCAGGGCCCAGCCTTGCTGGAATCTTGTCATTGGTACTAGCAACACTCTACAAGAGCACAGAGGAGACAATGTTTGGGGTCCCCTAAGCCCTAGGTTTTTCTTCCTCCAAGACCCTCCCCACTTTTTGGCACAATACTGTACAGCTCTAGAGGGAGAGGCTGATAGAAGGAGAGCCTGAGGCTTTGGCTTTAGGATATGGTAGAGCTGGATGAGGAGGGACAGTGGGGCCCTGGGTGCCGTAggctggcagagggaggagtggggaagaggCGCTCTTTGGACACTAGAATTGGAAATATATGGGTGGGGTGCTCCACAGCCTCTGTGCTCATTCTACAAGGGATTCAAGGCCATCAAAACCCCAAATCAAACTATCTCTCctttcaaaaatagaaatcaaatggGGAGGGATGCCCCTGAAGAGGGGCCAATGCTTTGGATCTGGGAATGGGGAGATGGGTATTTGGTTGCTCAGAGAAGCAGCTCATGGGAGCTCGAATGTTCAGAACTCTTAGGGTTTGGGGGCAAGGGGACAAGGAACTCAGCATCCCCTTTGCCCACCTGCACACTCAGACCACAAGGAATGCAGGTTGCCTGTCCCTGGGTCAGACCTCAGCTTGGCCATGAGGAGACAGAAACTGACATTTCAGACTAGAGATCCTGGTTATGAGATGGAGGTGATAGGCAGagcccctggccctgcctcccccctTTGGGGGGAATCCTTAAAGCTGTTTATCTTTGGGTAGGTTCATGTTTGGATCAAGAGGATATATTGGATGGGGTTATGAGGCAGGAGTGCCGGGGTTGGGGCTAACTCCCAGCTGAGCTTGGTTTCCTTTGAAGTTATTTGGTGTGTTGGGGATAAGTATAGGGATTTCCCCATTTcttgagaaagagggaggaacagagaaaccacacccacttctctctccctATGGTCAGGCCTGCCCCTCCCCGGAGAGGGGCTGAGGGACCTTTGGTTCTTTTCCTGACTCCGGGTGACAGGGACAAGTGAGGTAGATTCTTTGGTGGAGCCAGAGTTAGTGGCATCTTGGAGGGAGCCAACTCGGAGGGCCCTAGGGCTGTTCCACAGTCAcctgaggaggaaggaggtggtCAGGCCTCAGCTCCAGGGCCTGACAACATACCACATTGCCCTACCCACTCCCCCTCACTTGAATCTCCCTCACCTGAGTGATGAGTTCAGTCTTCTCCCCTGGCTTCCCTCCACTTGGAGCCTGGCTTCCATGGCCCCCAGCTCTGACCAAGGCAGTCTGAGGCACTGCCCAGCACTCTCGGGACCCCTGTCTGCAGAGGAGGCTGCCCAGATAGGAAGAGTCAGCACCATGACCTGTCTGGGGCTTCCCTCTGGCTTCATATCCATCAGCCCCAGACCTTCATCCTGTTCCATATTCCCCAGGGATGGAGAAGCTGAGCCCCATCCTTCTGCACAGGATGCCAGGGCTCTGGCTCTGGCCCACTTCTGCCACCTGTCCACTGCCTTGAGAGCCACAGTGTTCTCTGCCCTGCTTTATGCAGCCCACCAGGCCTCCTGCCACTGCTGATACCACACAGCTCTGAGAAGAACTGGCTCTCCccctctgcctcagtctcctcatttgtaaaatggattaGTAATGGATAAGGGCTCTTTCCTGCTCTTTGGCCCTGTGCCACAGTAATGTAGACTGTCTTCCTAGCAGTTTTCCACATTAGCCATCCTGGCCCTTACCTATGTCTCCAGcccaggagaaggcagaggaggcaaACGATGAGGGCAGCCAGGCCCACGTGGATGCCCACCATAACCCCAGGCAGCGAGCTGCTCTCATCCTGGCTGCAAGAGCACCCAGCCTTGGACTCTGTGGACACAGTGCCATCTGTCAGAGGACCAAGATGGAAGCAAAGCCcagtcccttctcctccctgaagACTGACAGCCGTGGGTCCTATGGGAGTGGCCTGCTCTGACCCCAGGCCTACTACCCTCCTACCGGACCCCACTCACCAGGGGTGGTCAGGGGCACATCACGCAAAGAGACAAAACGGACACTGCTGTTACCATCCCCGTTGCCATTGAATGCCTGGAGCTTGATCTCATAGAGAGCAGCTGGCTCTGCAGGGAGCAGGAGATTGTGAAGGGAACAGGCCTTCCTGGGTCAGGAAGCTCAGTGCCTGGGGTGAGACCACGCTGAGAACGGGGACCCAGGGGTGGCACAAGAAGGTTCAGGGCCTCACCCAGATCTGTGTAGAGGAAGGAGCTGACACTGCTGGCCAGGAGCAGGGGCCCCTCAAAATGGGAAGCTGGCAGTTTGCGGTGAAAGAGTTTGAAGCCCTGGATGGGTCCCAGCTGGGGTGGCAGCTCCCAGGAGGCCTGCACGGAGGTAGCATTGAGCACTTTGGCGGAGAAGCCCAGGACAGCAGGGGCTGCAGAGGAAAGGGGATGAGCTGGTTGGCAGCCCCTGTCTGCCTGAGGCCCGGGGCTCTACAGGGCTGGAGAGGCTGTCACTCACTGCTGCCCATGGTGGAGGCGTGGATGGAGGCAGAGTCCTGGCTGGCACCCTCTGCTGAGTAGGCCCACAAGTGGATCGAGTAGGCTGTGGCAGGCTCCAGGTTGGAGAAGACATGCTCAAAGGTGCTTTTGCCCACGGCCTCTTGGAGCTCTGAGCCAGCTGGCTCTGAGGAGCAGAACAGCTTGGCAACCCAGCATCTCTCGCCCTCCCTACAAacatccccacccccacaaagTGGGCACGAAGTCCCTCCTGGTGCCTTGCTGGGCCGGCCAGGCCTCCAAAGGAGAGCAGGGAAGGGGCTGCAGAAGTTGGAGCTGGGATAAGAAAGGCTGAGGGTGAGAAAGGGCCTGAAAAGCCTAAGGAAGCACCAGAGGACCACAGAGCCAGAATCCTGGCAAGAGTCCACACAGGTCTGGGGTCACTAAGAGTGAGAGAAACTTGCCCAGGGACACCACCAGCCAGGGGCAGAGGTGGGCTGGAGCAGGGGATTCCTGTCCACACACCCACCTCCTACAGGCCGGAGATGCAGCACATAGCCGATGATGTCCCCATTGGAGGGGGGTGGTTCCCAGGACACTCGAATGGCAGAGGTGGAGAGAGCCATAGCCCGCAGgcccctgggggcggggggaggctcTGGGTCCCCTGTCACAGCCAGGTGGGCACTGGCCTGGTTGGAGCCCGCACTATTCTCTGCCACGCATTGGTAGATGGCCTCGTCCTCAACTGAGATCCCTGCCAGCATCAGTGTGCTAGGGAAAGACAAACAGCTGCTGGGGGCTACTTCTCACCAAGCCGCCTTCCCAGTGGAATGGCCCTAAAGGAGGCTGCCTGTCTCAGAGACCCACAAATCTGCCCAGGGACACAAGGACACAGCACCTGTGTGTGGGCATTACTATAGCAGAGCAGGCAGGGCAGTGCCTCCTGTGATGGGGATGTCTGTTGGGGGTTTGTGTAGATTTTAGAGAGTAGATCTAGGTAGAGAGTGTTAATGTGCAGGTGGTGATGGAAGCCTGGGGCAGGTGAGGGTACCTACGGTCGGCAGTCAGGCAGTGGGTGGGACCCGGGTACCTGTTGTTATGGGTCAGCTGAATGTTATCCCCAGGACTCAGCACTTTCCCATTCTTCAACCAGATCAGGTGGGGCTCAGGGACACCCTGGGCCACACAAGTGAAGATGGCGCTGCTGCCTGCAGGCTTGGACAAGGACTGTGGCCACTGGACAAACTCGGGGGGAGCTGGAGAGGCAACGGCAGGTGGAAGGCACGTGAGGCCCAGCCTCttgtcctcctcctgctcctgcccctctccccatccaGTTTCCCATGGGGAGATGGGGTGCCCCAGGAGCCTCCTCACCCAGCCTTCGGGGCTCACCCTGCACCAGCAGGATACCCTGCGCCATGCGCCGGACGCGGGTGCCTGGCCGGTTGGCAGCGCAGACGTAGACGCCCGAGTGCTGGACTGACACGTCAGAGATCATAAGGTTCCCGGTGCCCAGGACTTGGATGCCCTCCACGCCAATGGAACGGCCATCTGCAGGGAGGCGAGGGGTCAGGGCTGGGAAAGGGCAAagggctgggctctgggaggcagggtggggcagcTGCGCACCCAGGCGGCTCCAGGAGACAAGTGGCTGTGGGTGGCCGGTGGCGATGCACTCCAGCACTGCTGTTTGGTGCACCGTGAGTGTCAGGTTCTGAGGCCCCGACAGGATCTCCGGCTCCTGCAGCAGCCGCGGGGATCCCACTGCGAGGTGGAAACAGGCAAGTTGAGGGATCAAGAAATAGCACTCTTCCCCCAAGCCCAGTACACACTTCTGCTCCCGGAGCCCTCTTCTTGTCCTCAATGGACCAGACCTCAGAGCAGCTCTGGGCAGCTGCTATCTGattcccagtttacagataaagaaaatgactgTCCCAAGGCCCCATGGAGGTAAATGTTAGGGCTAAGAAGCTTTGGCATAGTGAGCAGGCCCCAAGTTAAactggtggggaggagagaggaaagagtgtAAGCATGCCCTCATGCGTACCCTGCGTACCCCGGGACGGCCTGCTGCAGTGTCAGAACATGAACTGGCCCCACCTTCCCTGGGAGCCTCGCCCTGTGGGGCAGGTAGGAGCAGGAGCCTTGTCCCCTTCCCCAAGTCGCCCACAAAGACCCCTCCTTCAGAAAGAAACCAGGCCTCCCTCAGAGCTCAGCATGTCTCAACTGCTCAGGAGGGATGTAAACGTTGTTTGAAATATACTACTATTTGGGTCTAACCTGAACCTTCATTTTATGCCACCCTCTCCCATTTTATTAGGTTATTCAACAAATCATCACTGGGGGGCTCCCGTGTACCAGGCACTCTTCTCACACTGGGAGTACAGCTGTGAACAACAGGGAAAGAGGggcctttgttttcctttatccTGTCACCTCCATTTTTGTTTTGCCACTTTGTATTTTATGAGACTTTGTAACGTATCTTTAACCCTTTCATAAATGTCCTTAAGAACTTCTCATACAAAATTTTGTGTCTCTAAAATGAAAGTTTCTCAAGGACTGGTATAAAGTCttaaacatctttaaatattCCTCGAGGCCTAGATagtatttctttcattcattcacttactcatttatccatccattcattctgcAACCAAATATTGAGGGCCTGCTTTGGGCCCGGCACTCCACAGTCTGCCTCTTAGAAGCTCTCGTTCAGGCTCTGTGCTGTCCGGGAATGTCCTGGTCTTGGCCAAGGAGGCTGTGTTCCACCTGGTCAGACTGTTGAGCGGGAAGAGCCTGGACCATGTAATGACACTTCAGCGATCGCTGGTGGAACCGCTCACAGGCCAGGCGTTGTGCTGTGAGCCCTGCAcacactcatttaattctcactgcAGCCTGTGAGGCAagtgcttttatttctccacgtttacagatgagaaaccgagtgtcagaggagttaagtaacttgtccaatgtCAGAGAGATGGCAGAAATGGGACTCAAACCTGGATCTCAGAAGCACTGAACAGCTGACAGCGTACCCCTCCTGCCACTGTGAGCTCTTTGAAAGTCTGGGAAATTCTGTCTCCCTGGTGCCTCCCCAGTGTAAGGTCTGCCCCAGGGGAGTGCTTTAGGAATAAATGGTCTGAGGCCTTCGTCCCCAGCTCCTATCCCTGGGGAAGAGTCTACACTGACCCAGCTCCTTTCCTGATGTTTAGGCAACCGGCAAACCCTTGGTTACTGCTTGATCCTCTGCTCCCAACaagcacctgctcctcctccttctgaccTGCCTGAAGCCCCCTAGCCCTGCATTCCCTGCCTTCTTGGGCAGCAGGATGGAGGCCCCGTGCCTGCCCCTGATAGCCGGTCAGGAGCACAGAGCATCATGGAAGCATTGTGTCCTGCCCTCCTGCTCCAGATGGTTCATGGGAACGGGAAGTGGGAAGCCAGAGGAACCCCACCtggccttccctctgctctcagggagca of the Equus quagga isolate Etosha38 chromosome 13, UCLA_HA_Equagga_1.0, whole genome shotgun sequence genome contains:
- the LOC124250185 gene encoding immunoglobulin superfamily DCC subclass member 3-like: MGRELLLLLLLQDWGHTAGSELAFVQEPGDVVAVREHPLVLPCQVEGEPPVSISWQRDGLALANDSGATLMPDGSLHLAALPSRRSLPSRAHEYHCVPQNRYGRLVSRRARVQLASLSRFHQHPESVEVEQGGVACFQCLIRGVPEPSISWEHNGTVLSTADHRITLLPGGILHITSVSQADVGTYRCVAHNVANIRHSQDAQLSLTGALGSPRLLQEPEILSGPQNLTLTVHQTAVLECIATGHPQPLVSWSRLDGRSIGVEGIQVLGTGNLMISDVSVQHSGVYVCAANRPGTRVRRMAQGILLVQAPPEFVQWPQSLSKPAGSSAIFTCVAQGVPEPHLIWLKNGKVLSPGDNIQLTHNNSTLMLAGISVEDEAIYQCVAENSAGSNQASAHLAVTGDPEPPPAPRGLRAMALSTSAIRVSWEPPPSNGDIIGYVLHLRPVGEPAGSELQEAVGKSTFEHVFSNLEPATAYSIHLWAYSAEGASQDSASIHASTMGSTPAVLGFSAKVLNATSVQASWELPPQLGPIQGFKLFHRKLPASHFEGPLLLASSVSSFLYTDLEPAALYEIKLQAFNGNGDGNSSVRFVSLRDVPLTTPGEWGPAGCSCSQDESSSLPGVMVGIHVGLAALIVCLLCLLLGWRHR